From one Triticum aestivum cultivar Chinese Spring chromosome 4B, IWGSC CS RefSeq v2.1, whole genome shotgun sequence genomic stretch:
- the LOC123094858 gene encoding WUSCHEL-related homeobox 6 isoform X2 produces MEGGSNSPDRQSSGGSPDERRSGGRGAGEPVRSRWTPKPEQILILESIFNSGMVNPPKDETVRIRKLLERFGAVGDANVFYWFQNRRSRSRRRQRQMQAAAAAAAAAAAAASSATANSLPAASATIGLPSGTGSVHPMAIGGCASQYEQQATSSSSSGSTGGSSLGPFAAHGAGVPGAGVGYLQASCGTSSPLASGLMADVDTGGSDDLFAISRQMGFVGSPAGPSSSAPSTAVQQQYYSCQLPAATITVFINGVPMEVPRGPIDLRAMFGQDVVLLHSTGTLLPVNDYGILIQSLQMGESYFLVSRQT; encoded by the exons ATGGAGGGGGGCAGCAACAGCCCGGACAGGCAGTCGTCGGGCGGCAGCCCGGACGAGCGCCGCAGCGGAGGGAGGGGGGCGGGGGAGCCGGTGCGCTCGCGGTGGACGCCCAAGCCGGAGCAGATACTCATCCTCGAGTCCATCTTCAACAGCGGCATGGTCAACCCGCCCAAGGACGAGACCGTCCGCATCCGCAAGCTGCTCGAGCGCTTCGGCGCCGTCGGCGACGCCAACGTCTTCTACTGGTTCCAGAACCGTCGTTCCCGCTCACGCCGCCGCCAGCGCCAGATGCAGGCCGCAGCCGCCgcggccgcagcagcagcagcagcagcctcctCCGCCACCGCCAATAGCTTGCCGGCTGCTAGCGCCACCATCGGTCTTCCATCCGGCACCGGCTCCGTTCACCCCATGGCAATCGGTGGGTGCGCGAGCCAGTACGAGCAGCAGGCGACCTCGTCGTCCTCGTCTGGAAGCACGGGAGGCTCGTCGCTGGGGCCTTTCGCGGCGCACGGCGCGGGGGTGCCGGGTGCCGGCGTTGGGTACCTGCAGGCATCGTGCGGGACATCGTCGCCGCTGGCGTCAGGGCTGATGGCGGACGTCGACACCGGCGGCAGCGACGATCTCTTCGCCATCTCGCGTCAGATGGGATTCGTTGGGAGCCCCGCCGGACCCTCCTCCTCGGCGCCGAGCACCGCTGTGCAGCAGCAGTACTACTCGTGCCAGTTACCGGCAG CGACGATCACGGTGTTCATCAACGGAGTCCCAATGGAGGTCCCGAGGGGTCCAATAGACTTGCGAGCCATGTTTGGCCAGGACGTGGTGCTCCTCCACTCCACCGGGACCCTCCTCCCAGTCAACGACTATGGCATTCTGATTCAGAGCTTGCAAATGGGAGAAAGCTATTTTCTG GTCTCGAGGCAAACTTAA
- the LOC123094858 gene encoding WUSCHEL-related homeobox 6 isoform X1, with product MEGGSNSPDRQSSGGSPDERRSGGRGAGEPVRSRWTPKPEQILILESIFNSGMVNPPKDETVRIRKLLERFGAVGDANVFYWFQNRRSRSRRRQRQMQAAAAAAAAAAAAASSATANSLPAASATIGLPSGTGSVHPMAIGGCASQYEQQATSSSSSGSTGGSSLGPFAAHGAGVPGAGVGYLQASCGTSSPLASGLMADVDTGGSDDLFAISRQMGFVGSPAGPSSSAPSTAVQQQYYSCQLPAATITVFINGVPMEVPRGPIDLRAMFGQDVVLLHSTGTLLPVNDYGILIQSLQMGESYFLVTIHIASQVHSSS from the exons ATGGAGGGGGGCAGCAACAGCCCGGACAGGCAGTCGTCGGGCGGCAGCCCGGACGAGCGCCGCAGCGGAGGGAGGGGGGCGGGGGAGCCGGTGCGCTCGCGGTGGACGCCCAAGCCGGAGCAGATACTCATCCTCGAGTCCATCTTCAACAGCGGCATGGTCAACCCGCCCAAGGACGAGACCGTCCGCATCCGCAAGCTGCTCGAGCGCTTCGGCGCCGTCGGCGACGCCAACGTCTTCTACTGGTTCCAGAACCGTCGTTCCCGCTCACGCCGCCGCCAGCGCCAGATGCAGGCCGCAGCCGCCgcggccgcagcagcagcagcagcagcctcctCCGCCACCGCCAATAGCTTGCCGGCTGCTAGCGCCACCATCGGTCTTCCATCCGGCACCGGCTCCGTTCACCCCATGGCAATCGGTGGGTGCGCGAGCCAGTACGAGCAGCAGGCGACCTCGTCGTCCTCGTCTGGAAGCACGGGAGGCTCGTCGCTGGGGCCTTTCGCGGCGCACGGCGCGGGGGTGCCGGGTGCCGGCGTTGGGTACCTGCAGGCATCGTGCGGGACATCGTCGCCGCTGGCGTCAGGGCTGATGGCGGACGTCGACACCGGCGGCAGCGACGATCTCTTCGCCATCTCGCGTCAGATGGGATTCGTTGGGAGCCCCGCCGGACCCTCCTCCTCGGCGCCGAGCACCGCTGTGCAGCAGCAGTACTACTCGTGCCAGTTACCGGCAG CGACGATCACGGTGTTCATCAACGGAGTCCCAATGGAGGTCCCGAGGGGTCCAATAGACTTGCGAGCCATGTTTGGCCAGGACGTGGTGCTCCTCCACTCCACCGGGACCCTCCTCCCAGTCAACGACTATGGCATTCTGATTCAGAGCTTGCAAATGGGAGAAAGCTATTTTCTGGTAACCATCCATATCGCCTCTCAAGTCCATTCTTCTTCATGA